DNA sequence from the Lycium barbarum isolate Lr01 chromosome 5, ASM1917538v2, whole genome shotgun sequence genome:
aatatggatggatTTATTGCTCCATTTCCCGGAATTCGGTATCATCTTCCTGAATATCGGGGTGCTAATCTATTACCTAGAAACACAAATGAGTTATTTAACCAACGACATGCATCACTTAGAAATGCCATTCAGAAATCTTTTGATGCGCTGAAAACAAGATTTCCAATCCTCAAACTTGCTCCTCAATATGCTTTTCACACACAGAGGTACATTGTTATAGCTGCATTTGTTATTCTCAATCACATCCGGCGTGAGGACAAGAGTGATTGGTTGTTTAAAGAAATTGAAAAAAGATATGTAGAAGAGTTGCCTGATTTAGATGAGAATACTGATCCACACTTGGCTTTTCAGATACAAGAACAGAGTGCCTCTACGTTTAGAGATTCCATTACAGCAGCAACGTGGAATGACTTTATCAATAAACGCGAAGAGTGGTGAATCATGCTTCTTGGAGAAAAGTTATACCCCATATTCACAatctacttttattttttttgttctgTAATTTATGACGGGGTGTCTGGGCCAGCTTGCGGCGCACCTGGACTAATTGCACTAGGTACGTGTTGCGTCCCACCAGCACAGGTAATCGGGGATAATCTAATTTAGAACCTTATATGTAAGATACTAGCTGCTGAATGTTTGGACCCGACTAGATTCTTGGATATAATATCAGCGGGAAAAGGTAGGTTTGGTGCATGCCAAAGGGAGAAGCATTCATCTTTTGCTTTGTAATAGTAAGTTGTAATAGCAAGATAGCATTGATCATCCAACTTGAGAATCATCCTCTTTTCCTCTTTTGTGCTAGAATTATGAGATATCATTTGTTCCTGCCATCAATTATGTATTGATGATAGTATCTTTTATCATTGTCAACCTGGATAATAGCAAACAAGTTTTTACTTTTAAAAAGTGTTGTTTATTGGTGCTATTGGTTTGAATCATGGCCTTTCTTGTTTCTGGCCCTTTTTGCAGTTTATGTGCAAACTTCCAACACATTTTAGCTAACCTTTAAGCTATGTTACTTGGACTTTCCAAAAATGATGCCGCACCTGTATCGGATCCGGCAAAAGATGCACtaattttggaggatccgacacacaTTTGATGGCTTTTTTGAAGAGTTTGAGCAACATCGTTTTTAAGGCATACATGTTTTGAGTGGCTTCTAAGGTAAACCTCTTGCTTGTGTTTGAACATCAGGAAATGGGACAACAAAATGTCTCTTCTTGTGTGTTTTATGGAAGAAATTTTTTACTAAACTGAGTACACTTCTTTTTCCATCTTTACATACTGATTCTGCATTTTGTAAGACCATATGGGATTTAAGATCTACTGTGATTAAATACTGATTCTGCATTTTGTAAGACCATATGGAATTTAAGATCTAATGTGATTAAACAGAAAGTAAAACTTGAAAATCATCAAGGAaagtaaaatgaaagaaaaaaaggaaaaacaaagaaTCTGGAGGAAGAATTCAACATAGGCATAATGCTTACATGCATAACATTGTTCATGACTTCAACATTTAGATTTTAATCAGTATCAATTCCAGTACATCTTTGTCTAGATAAACTATATCCAAAACCTATAGATCGCCATACTAAGCAGCAACAATAACATACCGTTATCCCAtaagtgaggtctggggagggcagagtgtacgcaaaccttaatACCTTGGctggtagggaggctgtttccgataaacACTCGGCTCAAGTAACACAGAAACAACATCAGGATAGCAAGAAACtaaagcataagagacaacaagTAGTAGTAGAATACTAAGGATAAGAAATATGCGAATACTAAAATAAGAATGCAAGAAAATAACGGAAATAATACTGATCCAAAAAAAAGGGAAATACTACTAATCTTACTACTAGTCTTCTATCTAATCCTTGACCTCCACACCCTCTTATTTAGGGTCATGTCCTTGATAACCTGAAGACTAGCCATATCGTGTCTTATCAGCTCACCCCAGTACTTCTTCGGCATACTTCTACCTCTCTGTAATGCTCCTTTTACTACCGAAAATAGTAGGTAGCAGTACTAGCAGCAAAGTTAGAAGTACAACTAAAACCTTCATTCGTTATAATTCTCTGCTAGCTATGGTGATAATAAGGAATATACTTCTCCAGCGAAGGCATTAAGGAAGGTTCTAGAATCACTAGGAATTCATCAAGGTCCAGCTTGTTTTGATGCTCTTAGTGCTAAGCTTGTTGAGCGAGCTGGATTTTATTTCTGCTTTACTACTGGTATGTCTCTTTGTACTGCTCTTTTCGTCCTAatttcttactttcctttttggtctgcATACTGTTTTGTCGTAGGCTAGTAATAAAAttaatagtttttttttgttggattagTATTATTTTCGTCATTTTCTTGTATTTCTTATTTTAGTTTTCTTGCTATCCTGattatttttcatgctttacttgagccgagaggtctatcggaaacaacctctctatcccaCAAAGATAGAGATAAGTCaatgtacactctaccctcctctgATCACCACTCGccggattatactgggtatgttgctgTTGTAGTTACTGTTTCTTTTTTCGTATTTGACTTGCTTTGTTATTGCTTTATTCTAATGTCGAGGGGTAAGGTTTgagtacactctaccctcctctgACCCCCACTTGTGGGACACTGGGTGTGTTGTTGTTTGTttgttacttttctttttagtctgtcgcAAAAAGAGTatctttttctatatttagtaagttttctaATTCCGACAATCTACATGTCAAGTCTAAGATCACACATGATTTAAAGGACTACGCAAATTTTTAATTTATTAGACCACAAGATCCAAAAGTGTCTATTTGTTTCTCAAACTTCGTGCcaaatcaaactaagacacttaaatagGGAAGGAGTATGTTTAAAGCCTTTTTTTTTGCTTCTATCTATTTGGTTGTCTCGATTTGTATATTCCTTGGAGGcagtggcggagtcaggattttcGCTAAGAGAGTTCAAAATATCAAGAAGTAAACCATAAAGAAGCcaaaggggttcaacatctactatgtATACATAACAAATAATTTTCATTCAATAGACCATGCTTTAGTTTCAAACTAGTTGCGATAGGCTATAAAGAGAAACTTACATAAATATACCCTTCGGCCATCTAGTTTACCAAACATGGCCGAAGTATACACTACCTATACACTTCGGCTGTATAGGTAGTGTATAGTTAGGTATAGttatgtatagtatatgtataggtaagtatagtatatgtatatgtatattttgtataaaTTATAAACTACCTATAACACTATGTACATATGTTGTAGACTAGATGACTCAATGGTATTTGGCTGAAATTTTCCCATGTTTTTTTTACTACTGTATGTTTAAACCCTTTTTTGCTTTTACCTATTTGATTGTCTCGATTTGAATACTCCTTGGAGGAATGTCATTCAATCGACCTTGCTTTAGTTTCAAAGTAGTTGCGATCAGCTATAAAAATCACTGTGTAAATTCAGAGGATTCATGGTGATTTAACTATTTGTGAACTAGCTGTTGACGTACTACAATGGTCTTATTTTATCCGGGTCTGGGACTGGCTATAGTTGTGGAGCTCTCACAGGGGGTGGGCGTTCAGGAGGAATTTGAACAAAAATTATGAAAAACTTTGATCAAATATGCAAAAGAATGTGCATAATTGATTGTTGCAGTAGTGCTGCAATTTAACGTTAGTATTAGTATAGCTATTGGAAATGATATTGACTGTTCCGTTTGCTTGATACATACTCAAGAATAGTGTGATCAGCTAAATTTAGAGTGCTGGATCTATTAACGTGTAAAATAGAATCCGATTTTCACCACTCTGATTAGTGGTAGCCTAttcaatccccccccccccccccccccccaaaaaaaaagtgtTTAGCCTATGTGGCACTGAAGATTCCAAAGGAGGAGACGCGATGTCGTGTCAGATAGGACAGTTGAGATATTAACGTGTAAAAGACAATTCAATTTTCTCCATCTCTGAACTGGATAAAAGCAGAATGAAGGTGCAAATTTGTGTTGGCCTATGCAAAGCTGAAGATTCTAAAGGAGGAGACGCCATGTTGCATCAGATGGGACACTTGCTACCTGATTTGTGGGAATAGGTAAAAatgatggatttggtgttatCAGCCTATTGTATGAGCTGGTAATGTTGATGTTAATATGACTATCTAGTTCGGACGACTATGAAaagaatattatggatattgtaGACAATAGGTTGACCCATTAACCTCTTGGCTGCAGAGTGATTTTCTGACATCTTTCAAAGCGGAAATGCATTTCTTGTTAGAGATGAGCAGATACCAAGTGAAAGTCAGGACTTCAGTACAATTTTTTTCCTCCTGTTGAATTCATGAAAAATCTGTGGCAAATTTTCTTGTTCATATGGGAATTTAGTTTTCATTTGTTTAGGTTGATGGAACTTTTACCAGAAAGGAATAACTCAAGTTGTCTGTCAATACTCAAGTAACTTAAGTGAAAAATCTCAAGTGGTAATGCAGGGTGTGAAAAGAGCAGCGTCCTCCCTATGCTCCCTATACTGGTCCATTCGTTCTTTGCTGTATAAAACTGCCTTCCGTGTGATAAGAAATGCCCAAGCCCATATAACTGGAGCTTGTCATGTAACAAAAGTTTCTTTCTTTTACTTAGCTAGTAAGTTATGAAGCCATGAAATAAGCCAAAGGCGAGACTCTCTGCTATAAAGTTAGTTCCGGAACTAGAAGAATTTCTAAGCTCTTTAGCCTCAGTTCTTGTTAGGTTTATGCATACTACCTGGTATATAGCTCCACGTAATGTTGTTAGTTAGCCCAAACCCTTCCGCTATTGGGGGAGCTTGTGGAGGTGTTGAGGTGTGCCTAGTCTCTACAGACTATAGGTACTGGAAATTTATGTAagtcgttgtattagaacttatCAATGTATTAGTTTTTCATTCTTCTGCTTTAACTAAGAATGAAGTTATAGTGAGTTCGCCAAATACTTCTCATGTGTTCTTTTCTTTGCTAATATCTGGAAAACATCTTTCAGGTTTTGGAATATCAGCCGCACTGTTAGGATTGCCAGATGCAGGACTAATTTCTTATGGAGAGATGGTGGCTCAAGGTCAAGAGATCACACAAGCAGTGTCCATACCAGTAATTGGGGACGGAGATAATGGATATGGTAACTCCATGAATGTCAAGAGAACTGTGAAAGGATATATTAGAGCAGGTTTTGCAGGAATAATCCTCGAAGATCAGGTTTGTGTGTGTCAAGCTTTCTTACCCTCTTCTGTTTGCATGATTTTTCTTGTTTCATTTTTACAACTCTTTATGATGTTTTCTGTTTCCACCTCTTGCATTGTTGTTAACACATGTTCATTTCCCTCTGTTAATCTGTAGGTGTTTGACTCGTCTTCATTTGTTTTTCCTTATTTAGGCAGAACTTTCTTAGCAATGAGCAGAATTGCAATTTACTGAATCGTAGTTTTAACCTTCAAAGCTCATGTTTTATACTTTGTCCCTGCTTTTATCTAAAAAACTTCTATTCATCCAAAAACAGAATGctttctccttgttctttctgtTTTTTGGCTTCACAAATAATTGCTCCCTGTTTTTTGTTCTGTTGTTGACTTATGCAAACAATTACTGCTTTACATTATATAGTTGAAAATCTGTATTTGTTATGAATCTCCTTTCCCCCACCTCCACCTTGTTTTTGGACTTAATCGCGTATCTGTTTTGAAGGTTTCTCCCAAAGCATGTGGTCATACACGTGGCAGGAAAGTTGTTTCTAGGGAGGAAGCAATAATGAGAATAAAAGCGGCTGCTGATGCTAGAAAGGAAAGTGGATCTGACATTGTGATTGTGGCACGTTCTGATGCACGTCAAGCAGTCTCCTTCGAAGAAGCCACTTGGCGGGCACGTGCTTTTGCTGATGTTCTGTTCATCGATGCTTTTGCTTACAAAGAAGAGATGAAAGCATTCTGTGATGTCTATCCACTGTTTCCGAAGCTCGTATGCCTTCTTTCCCAGATTTTGCATTGACTAGCATGTTTATATTGTTCTAATATCGTCTTTATGCCTTTGTCGTCTCAGAATGAGTGACTGTGATCAATCTTCTTCATGGTCAGGGCTTTGAGTTTTGTTATACTGGAGGAATTTTCTGCATCCATTTGGTGTAAAATTTTCTGATAAAGCTTATATAATTGCGCCCAGGCAAATATGCTCGAAGGTGGTGGTAAAACGCCAATATTCACTCCTATTGAACTTGAGGAACTTGGATACAAACTGTGGCATATCCACTTTCCTTGATGGGGGTATCAATCGGTGCAATGCAGGTAAGATTTTGTACTTCATATATTTTCCTACAAAATTTTTGTTTATTCATTCAGGTTCAACAGTTAGGTGCATCCTGGAGTGTACACATAAAAAACAATATACTTGCTGGCTATAGATCAAACCAACCCAGAAATTTCTTTCCAACCTATACAGCAAGTTTGACGGCTATCCCACGAGAATAACTTTCATAGGAACGATATCACCTACTGCCAAACTGCCCCTTCTGCTTCCCTACTTGAGGAACATTTTTTATTCTTTCTTTGtcctctttttgtttttgttttaaattatgtgaGAGGCTACATAAGCAGCAGACTATTACATAAGCAGCAGAAATTACTTGCCACCAAATTGTTTTCTTGAGAACAAGGTACATAAGCAGCAGACTACTATGCCGTGAGAGGCTATAAAGCTTAGTAAATGCTTTTGTAGTTTGTGTTTTAGAGTGTGCGAAACAATCAAACCCCTTACTTTCCCGATTTCTCTACCATTGAAGAAGTATATGGTAACTTGTGAAGAGATGGCTTTCTCTAAAGGACTCTTTATAAAGGCAGTTGATGTTGTATTTAGCTTGCTTTGTTCTATATCTTTAAATCAAGCATATCTTTCTGAGGCTTGGAAGGGCTTCAGTGAGTAAGTAATCATGCAGTCAGTCATTGGTTTTTTAGTATTGTTTCTATTTTCTATTTGTTTCTTCCTGCAATTTCTCTGGAATTTAGATAAAACAAGACTTGATGCAGAAATAGCTAGATTGCTCCTACACAATCAGCTTTTAGTTGAAAAAACTATTCCCTCACTTGCCAACGACTGGCTTGAGTATAGACCCCATGACAGCTTGCATCTTCAGGATTCATTATCAGCCATTAAAGGAGGTCTGATACCATCGCCGGGTAGCATGCCTTCATTTGAAGAGCTAAAAGGAATCCTAGGTTTCAATACCTACTATGAAAAAGAGAAGCGTTATGCAACAAGAGGCAGTCAACTTCCTTCTCGGAAAGGTGAGCAATATCGTCAATATAAAAGGGCAGGGCCGGACCACAatggtctattgtacgcagccttaccttgcatttctgcaagaggctgttttcacggctcgaacccgtgacctcctggtcacatggcaacaactttaccagttacgccaaggctccccttcaatgTCGTCAATATAGGCTTTCTAAATATTTGATAAGTCAATTTGGATTCAGATCTTGTGCAGATCCTTTTTAATACTGATCCAAAGACATAATTTACTCTGCTTTACATTTTAAATATCAGGCGATTTCTCATCAAGCAGCATTGAGTATGGTGTTCAACCCAGCATTCAAGCTGATAGAGAACAGAGGAGTCAAATACCCGAGAATCCTGTTGAGGTATTGATTCCTGAGGTGTATGACAAATTTTCTGGAGAGGGTACGAAAGGAAATTTCTCAGCGGCCTGGTCTCGGAAATTAAGAGTAAAAATTAGTGGAAAAGATGGATTTGAAAAGCTAGATATCAGAATTCCTGTAAGTTATACGCTTAAGCTATTTTTTTTGTCTTTCAGCTATTACAAATTTGAAATTAGTGAGAGCTAAATCGATTTACAATAAATGTTTAAGAGAATATTTAACGGTCTAGCATTAACATAGTTGATATTGTCTTGAGGTTTAACAATGAATATTTAAAAGAGCAACTCTTAATTTCTCTAAGATCAGTTGGGTAAATCATTTTGAAGACTTGTTTATTTAAGCCTCGCAATGCTAACATCCGCACTctacttattaaaaaaaaaaaaaaaggttaacatCCATAGTCTGCCCACTGAAATTGTTCTGCTGGACTCAAGTAAGGGCTTTTATGACTTCAACAGGCTTAGAGGTATGGACTCTTTGGCGGGCCGAGAATTAAGTAAAatgcacactaggagggataggattaggaatgaagatatccgggataaggtgggagtggcatcggtggaggacaagatgcaggaagcgaggctgagatggtttggacatgtgaagaggagagacacaaatgccccagtacggaggtgtgagaggttggctataaacgatttcaggagaggtagaggtaggccaaagaaatattggggtgaggtgattagacaagacatgACGCAGTTTCAGCTTATCGGGAACATgatcttagataggaggttatggaggactcagattataATAGAAGGCTAGGAAGTAGTTGTGCTTATGCCTTTGtcctagtagttgtagttttgctcttTCATTTATTGCCATTTaatttctgcttatatttgtttttgggtcttgtacttcgattatcttatttatctatggtagatactgctcctttctttccagactgttttatcatgactttctcgcttttgttatttctcgttttcatattgttttgattatgcttgtccttatctgaccttttgtcttgttctctcttgagtcgagggtcttttgaaaatagcctccctacctttcaaggtgagggtaaggtctgcgtacactctaccttccccagaccccacattgtgggattctactgggtatgttgttgttgttgcttttgATTCAAGGGATGCCTTCTTATCTACGCTATAAGCTATGGGAAAGAGACTCTCGTTTTTGGTATCAAATATAGTGAGTTCTAGATTCCAAGTTTCAATATGTGGCAAGTATCAAGATTTAAATTTTTAAGAGCAAATAATTCCGTAGTTTTGAATAACTGATATTGGTGCCAAACCATGTTTCAACCATTTTGTTGGAGCCGTTTTTTTCTgtttggttgggggggggggggggggggggggttgagccATTTTCAACTGAGGAAGGTTCAACTATATGCTTCAACTTCGGAACCTTTTCGTAGTTTCATTAATGTTGTGATTCTTGTGGGAATCTAGTCCTTGAAGAGAATATATGAGGTACCAGCTTCATTCAGTTTAGAGTTCTGTTTATGATATCTTCAACATTTGCACTTTCTTAAGGTTCATGTGTGTGCATGATCAATCCCTGACGTATGGAACTGTATGCTCATTATTTGTTACATCAAGTTTGTTGGTTTTTCCAATATTTTGCACACTCAATCATCTCTTATCGTCAGGCTGGATTTTTGGATGGAATCACAAACATAATACCAGGTATGTTTATTCTTTTTAAGTTGGTAATATTTTTGAAAGTCAATCTTATGAACAATTTGCTGAAGAAGTTTAGTCTTTTTTTCTCTATACAGCCTTGGTAGGTGTAAGCATCAAGTCTCTGTTGGATGAGGCAACTTTAGAAGAGGGAGGGAAACAATTGTTGGATTTTCAGGATACAATGGGTGACGGGGTACAAGTTATTTTGGAATAAGGGAGCTGTTGTTTCTTATTCCTGTATTTTCCCAACTAAAAATCATCTCGATGAATAAATCTATGGCAATCAAAAAGAATTTGGTGATTACATGGGCCAAAGTTTAGCTTGGCCTAGGGATTTGATCCGGTGGTAAGAGCACAACACATGGTATGCAGTTTAGACGCACATCACAGGTGCAAATTCACTGCA
Encoded proteins:
- the LOC132640004 gene encoding uncharacterized protein LOC132640004; the encoded protein is MDGFIAPFPGIRYHLPEYRGANLLPRNTNELFNQRHASLRNAIQKSFDALKTRFPILKLAPQYAFHTQRYKNRVPLRLEIPLQQQRGMTLSINAKSGESCFLEKSYTPYSQSTFIFFVL